A genomic stretch from Achromobacter spanius includes:
- a CDS encoding YbfB/YjiJ family MFS transporter, giving the protein MSTPAYPSVSDSRSALSLAWPAALALASAMGIGRFAFTPVWPLMAQEGGLSLAQGSWIASANYAGYLLGALAAVAWPVRHARAQLAISLLAVALLTLAMPLTHDVAVWCALRLAAGYASASAFICVASSRAVPTGDPREAATAALTYAGVGAGIALTGLACLVLMAGQVGADGNWLMLGALTLALSAMAWPGLNRPAAAAAPAAQTAPSAAHAHAANAPNTASTPKPQTSTPPARLPSATPRLALHYGVFGVGYIIPATFLPAMAKQLIPNPAIFGWAWPLFGLAAAVSCLLVPRLARGRDEKRVWQAAQALMAAGMLTVALWHHIAAVIVAALLVGGTFMVITQAGMLTARRMAGAAAPRAAAIMTAAFAAGQILGPLLASWAGHWGAGLPQVLGGGAALLALSAWRLGKITTEGEGAGHNAIGPKGCIH; this is encoded by the coding sequence ATGTCAACGCCTGCTTACCCTTCCGTTTCCGATTCCCGCAGCGCGCTCAGCCTGGCGTGGCCAGCCGCGCTGGCGCTGGCCTCCGCCATGGGCATCGGCCGCTTTGCCTTCACGCCGGTGTGGCCGCTGATGGCCCAGGAAGGCGGGCTGTCGCTGGCCCAGGGAAGCTGGATTGCATCGGCCAACTACGCTGGCTACCTGTTGGGCGCGCTGGCCGCCGTGGCCTGGCCAGTGCGCCACGCCCGCGCCCAGCTTGCCATCAGCCTGCTGGCCGTCGCGCTTTTGACCCTGGCCATGCCGCTTACTCATGATGTGGCGGTTTGGTGTGCGCTGCGGCTGGCCGCCGGCTACGCCAGCGCCAGCGCCTTCATCTGCGTGGCCTCCAGCCGCGCCGTGCCCACGGGAGACCCGCGCGAAGCCGCCACGGCGGCGCTGACCTACGCCGGAGTGGGCGCCGGTATCGCGCTGACGGGGCTGGCCTGCCTGGTCCTGATGGCCGGGCAGGTGGGAGCTGACGGCAATTGGCTGATGCTGGGCGCGCTGACGCTGGCGTTGTCCGCCATGGCTTGGCCGGGCCTGAACCGGCCGGCGGCAGCAGCGGCGCCGGCCGCGCAGACCGCGCCAAGCGCAGCGCATGCGCACGCCGCAAACGCCCCAAACACTGCAAGCACCCCAAAGCCACAGACCTCCACACCGCCCGCCCGCTTGCCCAGCGCCACCCCCCGCCTGGCGCTGCACTACGGCGTGTTCGGCGTGGGTTACATCATCCCCGCGACGTTCCTGCCCGCGATGGCCAAGCAGCTTATCCCCAACCCCGCCATCTTCGGCTGGGCCTGGCCGCTGTTTGGCCTGGCCGCGGCGGTGTCTTGTCTGCTGGTTCCTCGCCTGGCGCGCGGACGCGACGAAAAGCGCGTCTGGCAAGCCGCTCAGGCGCTGATGGCCGCCGGCATGCTGACCGTGGCGCTGTGGCACCACATTGCCGCCGTGATCGTGGCCGCGCTGCTGGTGGGCGGCACCTTCATGGTGATTACCCAGGCCGGCATGCTGACAGCTCGGCGCATGGCGGGCGCTGCCGCCCCGCGAGCCGCCGCCATCATGACTGCCGCCTTTGCGGCTGGCCAGATCCTGGGGCCGCTATTGGCGTCGTGGGCCGGCCACTGGGGCGCGGGCTTGCCCCAGGTGCTGGGCGGCGGCGCGGCGCTGCTGGCGCTGTCGGCATGGCGTTTGGGAAAAATCACCACAGAAGGCGAAGGCGCTGGGCATAATGCGATCGGCCCCAAGGGCTGCATCCATTAG
- a CDS encoding LysR family transcriptional regulator yields the protein MRNLDLDALQIFKAVADQGGVARAAAHLNRVQSNVSTRLKQLEASLNAPLFRRQNRRLVLSDQGRVLLSYADRLLRLSDEAQAAVRDGAPQGVLRIGTMESTAAARLPPILAAYHAAWPQVGIELVTGTSGALAAKVRNYEIEAAFVAQPFPDEGLAAMDAFDEDLALISPLAWGDIDGARDVGGRTVIAFAAGCSYRRILESWLNHEGVAPARVMEFASYHAIVACVAAGSGVAIVPRSVLAVLGAEHSVRVSALRGPYGQARTQLVWRGDDDTPALQALRRQLQPEGD from the coding sequence ATGAGAAATTTGGATCTCGACGCCTTGCAGATTTTCAAAGCGGTGGCCGATCAGGGCGGCGTGGCGCGCGCCGCCGCGCACCTGAACCGGGTGCAGTCGAATGTGTCGACGCGCTTGAAGCAGTTGGAGGCGTCACTGAACGCCCCGCTTTTCAGGCGCCAGAATCGCCGGCTGGTGTTGTCGGACCAGGGGCGTGTGCTGCTGTCGTACGCTGACCGCCTGCTGCGCCTGTCCGACGAAGCCCAGGCCGCCGTGCGCGATGGCGCGCCGCAAGGCGTGCTGCGCATCGGCACCATGGAAAGCACGGCGGCCGCGCGCTTGCCGCCTATTCTGGCGGCCTATCACGCAGCCTGGCCGCAAGTGGGTATCGAGCTTGTTACCGGCACGTCGGGCGCGCTGGCGGCCAAGGTGCGCAATTACGAGATCGAAGCCGCCTTCGTGGCCCAGCCGTTTCCCGACGAGGGCCTGGCGGCCATGGATGCCTTCGATGAAGACCTGGCACTGATTTCGCCGCTGGCCTGGGGCGACATCGACGGTGCTCGCGACGTGGGCGGCCGCACGGTGATCGCGTTTGCGGCCGGGTGTTCGTATCGGCGCATCCTGGAATCCTGGCTGAACCATGAAGGCGTGGCGCCCGCGCGGGTGATGGAGTTTGCGTCGTATCACGCCATCGTGGCGTGCGTGGCCGCGGGCTCTGGCGTGGCCATCGTGCCGCGTTCAGTGTTGGCGGTGTTGGGCGCGGAGCATTCCGTTCGCGTCAGTGCGCTGCGCGGTCCGTATGGGCAGGCGCGCACGCAGTTGGTCTGGCGCGGGGATGACGACACGCCTGCGCTGCAGGCCTTGCGTCGGCAGCTGCAGCCTGAAGGCGATTGA
- the mlaE gene encoding lipid asymmetry maintenance ABC transporter permease subunit MlaE, translating to MSGSNNAIGAMGGWVRKQVSGIGFFTRFFGGMLARSGIVFSRPRLVSQQVHFIGNYSLLIIAVSGMFVGFVLGLQGYYTLNRYGSEEALGLLVALSLVRELGPVVTALLFAGRAGTSLTAEIGLMKAGEQLAAMEVMAVDPIRRVLVPRLWGGIIAMPILAAVFSMVGILGGWVVGVVMIGVDAGAFWSQMQSGVDVWNDVANGVIKSVVFGITVTLVALYEGWQAKPTPEGVARATTRTVVVGSLAVLGLDFLLTALMFGN from the coding sequence ATGAGCGGTTCCAACAACGCGATCGGCGCGATGGGCGGCTGGGTGCGCAAGCAGGTCTCCGGCATCGGCTTTTTCACCCGTTTTTTTGGCGGCATGCTGGCGCGCAGCGGCATCGTGTTTTCGCGGCCGCGCCTGGTGTCGCAGCAAGTCCATTTCATCGGCAACTATTCGCTGCTGATCATCGCCGTGTCGGGCATGTTCGTGGGCTTCGTGCTGGGGCTGCAAGGCTATTACACGCTGAACCGCTACGGCTCCGAAGAAGCACTGGGCCTGCTGGTGGCGCTGTCGTTGGTGCGCGAACTGGGGCCTGTGGTCACGGCGCTGCTGTTCGCGGGCCGGGCGGGCACGTCACTCACCGCCGAGATCGGCCTGATGAAGGCGGGCGAACAACTGGCTGCCATGGAAGTCATGGCCGTCGACCCCATCCGCCGGGTGCTGGTGCCGCGCCTGTGGGGTGGCATCATCGCCATGCCTATCTTGGCGGCGGTGTTTTCCATGGTGGGCATCCTGGGCGGCTGGGTTGTCGGCGTCGTGATGATCGGCGTCGATGCGGGCGCTTTCTGGTCGCAGATGCAAAGCGGCGTTGACGTCTGGAACGACGTGGCCAACGGCGTCATCAAGAGCGTGGTGTTCGGCATCACTGTCACGCTGGTCGCGCTCTATGAGGGCTGGCAGGCCAAGCCCACGCCGGAAGGCGTGGCGCGCGCCACCACGCGCACCGTGGTCGTGGGTTCCCTGGCGGTACTTGGGCTGGACTTCCTGCTCACCGCCTTGATGTTTGGAAATTGA
- a CDS encoding ABC transporter ATP-binding protein produces MPAQSSSTPEFALRLDGVALGYGDFTVLRDISMDVRAGEVVAIMGGSGSGKTTLLRAATGQLIARQGQVHAFGQDISRATPDELQALRKRMGVLFQQGALFTDLNVFENVAFPLREHTRLSEADVTERVLDKLDAVGLRAAAHLKVAEISGGMARRVALARAVVLEPELILYDEPFAGLDPISLGITARLIRHLADRLGCASVLITHDVQESFSIADHVYLVGQGKLAAAGTPETLSASQDPYVQQFLKGEPDGPVAFQYPETPAFQKWLSEQKGRKA; encoded by the coding sequence ATGCCCGCTCAATCAAGCAGCACCCCGGAATTCGCCCTGCGCCTGGACGGTGTGGCGCTAGGCTATGGTGATTTCACCGTCTTGCGCGACATCTCCATGGACGTGCGCGCGGGCGAAGTGGTCGCCATCATGGGCGGCTCGGGCTCGGGCAAGACCACGCTGTTGCGCGCGGCCACCGGCCAGCTCATCGCCCGCCAAGGCCAGGTGCATGCGTTCGGCCAGGACATCAGCCGCGCCACCCCCGACGAATTGCAGGCCTTGCGCAAGCGCATGGGCGTGCTGTTCCAGCAAGGCGCGCTGTTCACCGATCTGAACGTGTTCGAAAACGTGGCTTTCCCGCTGCGCGAGCACACCCGCCTGTCCGAAGCCGACGTTACCGAGCGGGTACTGGACAAGCTTGATGCCGTGGGCCTGCGCGCCGCCGCGCACCTGAAAGTGGCTGAAATCTCCGGCGGCATGGCGCGGCGCGTGGCCTTGGCGCGCGCCGTGGTGCTGGAACCCGAACTCATCCTGTACGACGAGCCCTTTGCCGGCCTGGACCCGATATCGCTGGGCATCACCGCCCGCCTGATCCGCCACCTGGCTGACCGCCTGGGCTGCGCCTCGGTGCTGATCACCCACGACGTGCAAGAATCTTTTTCCATCGCTGACCACGTGTACCTGGTCGGCCAGGGCAAGCTGGCCGCGGCCGGCACGCCTGAAACGCTGTCGGCGTCGCAAGACCCCTACGTCCAGCAATTCCTGAAAGGCGAACCCGACGGCCCGGTCGCGTTCCAGTACCCCGAAACGCCCGCTTTCCAAAAGTGGCTGTCCGAACAGAAAGGGCGCAAAGCATGA
- the mlaD gene encoding outer membrane lipid asymmetry maintenance protein MlaD, whose translation MSREKTDFWVGLFVLLGAVALVFLALRAGNLSTFSFAPTYTLSANFDNVGGLKPRAAVKSAGVVVGRVSSITFDDKTFQAVVSVNLEKAYQFPKDSSASILTSGLLGEQYLGLTAGSEEENFTDGGKIRYTQSAVVLEQLISKFLYGSAEKEGTTSP comes from the coding sequence ATGTCACGCGAAAAAACCGACTTCTGGGTAGGCCTGTTTGTATTGCTGGGCGCGGTCGCGCTGGTGTTCCTGGCGCTGCGGGCCGGCAATCTCAGCACCTTTTCCTTCGCCCCCACCTATACGCTTTCCGCCAATTTCGATAACGTAGGCGGCCTAAAGCCGCGCGCGGCCGTGAAAAGCGCCGGCGTCGTGGTGGGCCGCGTGTCCAGCATCACCTTCGACGACAAGACCTTCCAGGCGGTCGTGTCGGTGAATCTGGAAAAGGCCTATCAGTTTCCGAAAGACTCCTCGGCGTCGATCCTCACGTCCGGCCTGCTGGGCGAGCAGTACCTGGGCCTGACGGCGGGCAGCGAGGAAGAGAACTTTACCGACGGCGGAAAAATCCGCTATACACAGAGCGCGGTCGTGCTGGAGCAGCTGATCAGCAAGTTCCTGTACGG
- a CDS encoding Bug family tripartite tricarboxylate transporter substrate binding protein, with translation MKALRPLIATLAAVTAFSGAAHAQATDWPTKPITMIVPYAPGGFADTRVRLLARKLGESLGQPIVVENKAGAGGVVGTSLIAKAAPDGYTIGTGNLAPMAVNPTLMKDMPYNPQKDLAPIILIETSPLVLSVNNELPVKTLDDLIALAKKQPGKLSFGSSGVGGAHHLSGEMFREQAKIDIVHVPYKGGSLAATDLMGGHISMMFEMGYSALPAIQGSKIHPIAVTSAKRLAVLPNVPTMAESGLTGFESYNWQGIVAPAGTPAPIIAKLNAEFNRILKEPDVQKAIADTGSQAGGGTPEEFATFIKSETEKWAHVIKAGNIQLQ, from the coding sequence ATGAAAGCACTGCGTCCCCTGATTGCCACCCTGGCGGCTGTTACCGCCTTCAGCGGCGCCGCCCACGCCCAAGCCACCGACTGGCCCACCAAGCCCATCACCATGATCGTGCCCTACGCGCCGGGCGGATTTGCCGACACGCGCGTGCGGCTCCTGGCACGCAAGCTGGGCGAATCGCTGGGGCAGCCCATCGTGGTTGAAAACAAGGCGGGCGCGGGTGGCGTGGTCGGCACCAGCCTGATCGCCAAGGCCGCGCCGGACGGCTACACCATCGGCACGGGCAACCTGGCGCCGATGGCGGTCAACCCGACGCTGATGAAGGACATGCCCTACAACCCGCAAAAGGACCTGGCGCCGATCATCCTGATCGAGACCAGCCCGCTGGTACTGAGCGTGAACAACGAACTGCCGGTCAAGACGCTGGACGACCTGATCGCGCTGGCCAAGAAGCAACCCGGCAAGCTGTCGTTCGGCTCGTCCGGCGTGGGCGGCGCGCATCACCTGTCAGGCGAAATGTTCCGTGAACAAGCCAAGATCGACATCGTGCACGTGCCGTACAAGGGCGGCAGCCTTGCCGCCACTGACTTGATGGGCGGCCATATCTCGATGATGTTCGAAATGGGCTATTCCGCGCTGCCGGCCATCCAGGGTTCCAAGATCCACCCCATTGCCGTCACGTCCGCCAAGCGCCTGGCCGTGTTGCCCAATGTGCCAACGATGGCCGAATCGGGCCTGACCGGCTTCGAATCCTATAACTGGCAGGGCATCGTCGCCCCGGCCGGCACGCCCGCGCCGATCATCGCCAAGCTGAACGCCGAGTTCAATCGCATCCTGAAAGAGCCGGACGTGCAAAAGGCCATTGCCGATACCGGCAGCCAGGCCGGCGGCGGCACACCCGAGGAATTCGCCACTTTCATCAAGAGCGAAACCGAGAAGTGGGCTCACGTCATCAAGGCTGGAAACATCCAGCTTCAATAA
- a CDS encoding NAD(P)H-dependent flavin oxidoreductase gives MSPRLLDLLKLDHPIIQAPMAGGATTVELVSEASKAGVLGSLGAAYMSPAQIEAAVDGIRARTDRPFAINLFATVTEQPMQGDADRMLALMARYHAQLGLPAPAMPGAQTDPLPGQIDAILRLRPAVFSFTFGRIAPDVLARCRELGILTVGTATTVREAVMLEQDGVDAVVAQGAEAGGHRGTFLDGFELSLIGTMALVPQMADAVSLPVIASGGIMDGRGIAASLALGAQAAQMGTAFLTTDESGISDAYKAVLPASRSEQSRVTRAFSGRPARGIANAFMQDADAIAADILPYPLQNALTRPMRTEGGKAGNINVLSLWAGQAAPLARRESTADLVRRLTRELVAAQAHR, from the coding sequence ATGTCCCCCCGTCTGCTTGACCTGCTGAAGCTGGACCACCCCATCATCCAGGCGCCCATGGCTGGCGGCGCCACGACAGTGGAATTGGTGTCGGAGGCATCCAAGGCGGGGGTCCTGGGATCGCTTGGGGCGGCTTACATGAGCCCCGCGCAGATTGAAGCCGCCGTGGACGGCATTCGCGCCCGGACGGACCGGCCGTTCGCGATCAACCTGTTCGCCACCGTGACGGAGCAGCCCATGCAGGGCGATGCCGATCGCATGCTGGCGCTGATGGCCCGCTACCACGCGCAACTGGGCCTGCCCGCGCCGGCCATGCCAGGCGCGCAGACGGATCCGCTTCCCGGCCAGATCGACGCCATCCTGCGCCTGCGCCCCGCGGTCTTCAGCTTCACGTTTGGTCGCATCGCCCCCGATGTCCTGGCGCGCTGCCGCGAGCTGGGCATCCTGACGGTGGGCACCGCCACCACGGTGCGCGAAGCGGTGATGCTGGAGCAGGACGGGGTGGACGCCGTGGTGGCGCAAGGCGCGGAAGCGGGCGGGCATCGCGGCACGTTCCTGGACGGTTTCGAGCTGTCGCTGATCGGCACCATGGCGCTGGTGCCCCAGATGGCGGACGCGGTGTCGCTGCCGGTGATTGCGTCCGGCGGCATCATGGATGGCCGTGGCATCGCGGCCTCGCTGGCGCTGGGTGCGCAGGCCGCACAAATGGGGACGGCCTTTCTGACGACCGATGAATCCGGCATCAGCGACGCCTACAAGGCCGTGCTGCCGGCATCGCGCTCGGAACAATCACGCGTGACCCGGGCGTTTTCCGGCCGCCCCGCACGTGGCATCGCCAACGCCTTCATGCAGGACGCGGACGCCATCGCGGCGGACATCCTGCCGTACCCCCTGCAAAACGCCCTGACCCGCCCGATGCGCACCGAAGGCGGCAAGGCGGGCAATATCAATGTTCTGTCCCTATGGGCGGGGCAGGCCGCGCCGCTGGCCCGGCGCGAGTCCACGGCTGACCTGGTACGCCGCCTGACGCGGGAACTGGTCGCCGCGCAAGCGCACCGCTGA